In the Candidatus Nitrospira nitrosa genome, one interval contains:
- the fusA gene encoding elongation factor G: MQTACGESIRNVAIVSSANAGKTSLSEALLYMGGALPVLGSVMQGTTVSDFEPEELRHRTSTSASLLQFSWNQTQLTLIDTPGTLALLGESMAALRAIDAVVLVMTEQIGVRTELSRLWAKITELELPCLLFVSGLDKDGVAYEDVLERCRTQLDCTPIPMTVPVRSGGILDGVIDVRLKQFVRSGPSSVKVDLLPIPAHLEESFSRARTKLLETVAESGETLLETYLAEGDLNDDALLQGLRRGILTRQLLPVYAGSATQNVGVSPLLDAMVKLLPSPTERGMTHPWYGIQPETSERCERKGTVEEPFSAYVFKTIIDPFVGRLSYCRVVSGSVHADSIVINASKQVREKLGHFYRVLGKRHVAVDSAKGGDIVAIAKLKDTHTGDTLSQEGNPICYPGLGLPRPILSYAIEARSKAEIDKVGLGLHKLIEEDPTLEFSRNDETKEMVLSGMGQFHIDLALEKLHRKFGVDVILHTPKIPYRETIKTQSQAQGKYKKQTGGHGQYGDCWLEVAPLPRGQGFTFENRVVGGAIPRNFIPAVEKGVHEAMHEGPLSGCPVVDVQVAVYDGSYHVVDSSEMSFKMAGSMAFKKAMESAHPVLLEPVMTIEIDTPTDTVGAVMGDLNVRRGRILSVNAHDQVEQITALVPLAELLRYATALNAMTAGRGSYAMEFAQYDEVPRDLVGKILEKRKADRPAVASHAEH, translated from the coding sequence ATGCAAACAGCCTGTGGAGAGTCCATCAGGAATGTGGCGATCGTATCCAGTGCCAATGCAGGGAAGACCTCTCTCAGCGAAGCCTTGTTGTACATGGGGGGAGCGCTTCCCGTACTTGGCTCGGTCATGCAGGGAACAACTGTTTCGGATTTTGAGCCTGAAGAACTCCGTCATCGTACGTCGACCAGTGCCAGCCTGCTGCAGTTTTCGTGGAATCAGACCCAGCTCACCCTGATCGATACTCCCGGTACTTTAGCGTTACTCGGTGAGTCGATGGCCGCGCTCCGTGCCATCGATGCGGTGGTTCTCGTCATGACCGAGCAGATCGGCGTGCGTACCGAACTCTCTCGACTGTGGGCAAAGATCACAGAGTTGGAACTTCCCTGCCTGTTGTTCGTGAGCGGGCTTGATAAGGATGGCGTCGCCTATGAGGACGTGCTTGAACGGTGTCGTACACAACTCGACTGTACGCCGATTCCCATGACGGTGCCGGTCCGTTCTGGTGGGATACTCGATGGTGTCATCGATGTCCGGCTCAAACAGTTCGTCCGATCCGGACCGAGCTCCGTGAAAGTCGACCTCCTCCCCATTCCAGCGCATCTGGAGGAGAGTTTCAGCCGAGCACGAACCAAGCTCTTGGAGACTGTGGCAGAGAGTGGAGAAACACTCCTGGAGACCTATCTTGCGGAGGGCGATCTGAACGATGACGCACTGCTTCAAGGACTGCGTCGAGGTATTCTGACCAGGCAATTGCTTCCGGTGTATGCAGGATCGGCCACGCAGAACGTGGGAGTCTCGCCTCTGCTTGATGCTATGGTGAAGCTTCTTCCGTCGCCAACTGAGCGTGGCATGACGCATCCCTGGTACGGTATCCAGCCAGAGACCTCTGAGAGGTGTGAGCGGAAGGGGACTGTTGAGGAACCTTTTTCCGCCTATGTTTTTAAGACGATCATCGACCCATTTGTCGGTCGATTGTCATACTGTCGTGTGGTGTCAGGCAGCGTCCATGCTGATTCGATCGTGATCAATGCCTCTAAACAGGTACGGGAGAAACTTGGCCATTTCTACCGAGTCTTGGGGAAGCGGCATGTGGCGGTCGATTCCGCCAAAGGTGGAGACATTGTGGCGATTGCCAAACTCAAGGACACTCACACCGGTGATACGTTGTCGCAGGAAGGGAATCCGATTTGCTATCCAGGGCTTGGTCTGCCGAGACCAATTTTGTCGTATGCGATCGAGGCCAGATCGAAGGCGGAGATCGATAAGGTCGGTCTCGGCCTGCACAAACTCATCGAAGAAGATCCGACGCTGGAATTCTCCCGGAACGATGAGACCAAAGAAATGGTGCTTAGTGGGATGGGGCAATTCCATATCGATCTTGCGCTGGAAAAGCTCCATCGAAAATTCGGAGTTGATGTCATTCTCCATACTCCGAAAATTCCTTATCGAGAAACCATCAAGACGCAATCCCAGGCGCAGGGAAAGTACAAGAAACAGACGGGGGGGCACGGGCAGTACGGCGACTGTTGGCTCGAGGTGGCGCCGCTGCCGCGAGGACAGGGTTTTACCTTTGAGAATCGAGTCGTCGGAGGGGCCATTCCACGGAATTTTATTCCGGCGGTGGAAAAGGGTGTGCATGAGGCGATGCACGAGGGGCCGCTGAGCGGCTGTCCGGTGGTCGATGTACAGGTTGCTGTTTATGATGGGTCTTACCATGTGGTTGATTCTTCAGAAATGTCATTCAAGATGGCAGGCTCGATGGCATTCAAAAAGGCGATGGAGAGCGCCCATCCTGTCCTGTTGGAGCCGGTGATGACGATCGAGATCGACACACCGACCGATACGGTGGGGGCCGTGATGGGGGATTTGAACGTCCGTCGAGGACGCATCCTCTCCGTGAATGCGCACGATCAGGTGGAACAGATTACGGCGCTGGTCCCCTTGGCGGAATTACTTCGGTATGCCACCGCGTTGAATGCCATGACTGCCGGTCGAGGGAGTTATGCCATGGAGTTTGCGCAGTACGACGAAGTGCCACGGGATCTCGTGGGAAAGATTCTGGAGAAGCGGAAGGCTGACAGACCGGCCGTTGCATCGCACGCGGAACACTAG
- a CDS encoding pyridoxal phosphate-dependent aminotransferase: MKLAARVSRIAPSPTLAMAATAKAMAAQGLDIVDFSTGEPDFDTPEPVKAAAEAAIRAGFTKYTPSSGIDELRGAVAEKLWAELGVRYDKSQILVSCGAKHSLYNLAEALLEAGDEIIIPTPYWVSYSDQALLNDATPILMPTKEDEGYAIRPAQLEQLITPKTKAILVNSPGNPTGATYDRSTLEQIAAVAIRHDLIVISDEIYEKVLYDGASHVSIASLGPEIAARTVVINGVSKAYAMTGWRIGYAAGPKELITAMANIQSQSTSNPCSIAQKAAVAALRLGEPFTVKMVEEFSRRRKTIVEGLNNIPGVTCSMPRGAFYAFPNIKGVLGKRGPSGMLKTPNELANYLLNDAHIAVVPGEPFGSHDHLRLSYATSMTNITRGLERLGQAFAKLV, encoded by the coding sequence ATGAAACTTGCTGCCCGTGTCAGCCGCATCGCTCCGTCCCCCACACTCGCCATGGCGGCGACAGCCAAGGCCATGGCGGCACAGGGATTAGACATCGTTGACTTTTCAACCGGAGAACCGGATTTCGATACACCGGAGCCGGTCAAGGCCGCAGCGGAGGCTGCTATTCGCGCGGGGTTTACCAAATATACGCCCTCCTCGGGCATTGACGAGTTGCGCGGCGCCGTCGCCGAGAAATTATGGGCTGAACTTGGAGTTCGGTATGACAAGTCTCAAATTCTAGTGTCCTGCGGCGCCAAACATTCGCTGTATAATCTGGCGGAAGCGTTGCTTGAAGCAGGGGATGAGATTATCATTCCCACTCCCTACTGGGTCTCCTACTCTGATCAAGCCCTCTTGAACGATGCGACTCCGATCCTCATGCCGACCAAAGAAGACGAAGGGTATGCCATTCGGCCGGCACAACTCGAACAGCTCATTACCCCGAAAACCAAAGCCATTCTTGTCAACAGCCCAGGCAACCCAACCGGGGCCACCTATGACCGCAGCACCTTGGAGCAGATCGCGGCCGTGGCCATTCGCCATGATCTCATCGTGATTTCCGACGAGATCTATGAGAAAGTCCTCTACGATGGAGCCAGCCACGTGAGTATCGCCTCGTTGGGGCCCGAGATTGCTGCGCGAACCGTCGTCATCAACGGAGTGTCAAAAGCCTATGCCATGACCGGGTGGCGTATCGGCTATGCGGCAGGCCCCAAAGAGCTCATTACGGCCATGGCCAATATCCAAAGCCAGAGCACCTCCAACCCCTGTTCGATCGCACAGAAGGCAGCCGTCGCCGCGTTACGCCTTGGAGAACCATTCACAGTTAAAATGGTCGAAGAGTTTTCGCGCCGGCGAAAGACGATCGTCGAGGGACTGAACAACATTCCAGGTGTGACCTGCTCGATGCCTCGTGGCGCCTTCTACGCATTCCCCAATATTAAAGGAGTCTTGGGGAAACGAGGGCCTTCAGGTATGCTCAAGACACCCAACGAGTTGGCCAACTATCTGTTGAACGATGCGCACATCGCAGTAGTCCCAGGCGAGCCGTTCGGCAGTCATGACCATCTCCGATTGTCATATGCCACCAGCATGACCAACATTACCAGAGGACTTGAACGACTGGGACAAGCCTTTGCCAAGCTGGTGTAA
- the coaD gene encoding pantetheine-phosphate adenylyltransferase, translating to MKTGIYPGTFDPITHGHTDIITRSLRMFDRVVVAVAPNPSKHPLFNVTERVEMVKLVMKDLPQIEVTQFDGLLVDYVERSGANAIIRGLRAISDFEHEFQMALINRKLAKTVETVFLMPSEEYSYLSSTIIKEVARHGGTLTEFLHPEVARRLNDRIRSLKS from the coding sequence ATGAAAACAGGCATTTACCCCGGCACATTTGACCCTATCACCCACGGGCATACAGATATCATCACCCGCAGCCTCCGGATGTTTGATCGAGTGGTGGTGGCCGTCGCGCCAAACCCCTCCAAGCATCCGTTATTCAATGTGACGGAGCGCGTCGAGATGGTCAAACTCGTCATGAAGGACCTTCCTCAGATCGAAGTCACGCAATTTGACGGCTTGTTGGTTGATTACGTTGAGCGGTCTGGTGCCAACGCCATTATTCGAGGCTTACGGGCGATCTCAGACTTTGAACATGAATTCCAGATGGCGCTGATCAATCGAAAATTAGCGAAAACCGTGGAGACCGTGTTCTTGATGCCCAGCGAAGAGTACTCCTACCTTTCGTCGACCATTATCAAAGAAGTGGCACGGCATGGAGGTACACTGACTGAATTTCTTCACCCTGAAGTCGCACGCCGTCTGAATGATCGTATCAGGAGTCTCAAATCATGA
- the rsmD gene encoding 16S rRNA (guanine(966)-N(2))-methyltransferase RsmD: MRVIAGTYRGRRLYGPQTQTLRPTSDRVREALFSILGNRLPHSRFLDLYAGTGAVGIEALSRGADHVTAVESDKDAVKLLQRNKQLCQIGSELTIQPHAVEQFLRRPDQWNGPYDVVFADPPYAETTGLSSLLSQSLTGALFAEDAWLVVEHGGKTTVPAALGPTSLRRQYRYGDTMLSLYSS; the protein is encoded by the coding sequence ATGCGTGTGATTGCAGGAACCTACCGTGGGAGGCGTCTTTATGGGCCACAAACACAGACCCTTCGTCCAACCTCTGATCGAGTTCGAGAAGCGTTATTTTCTATTCTTGGGAATCGGTTGCCACACAGTCGGTTTTTAGACCTCTATGCAGGAACCGGTGCGGTCGGAATCGAGGCTCTCAGCCGTGGCGCGGACCATGTCACCGCCGTAGAGTCGGACAAGGACGCCGTGAAGCTTCTCCAGCGGAATAAACAGCTCTGTCAGATTGGCTCGGAACTGACGATACAGCCTCACGCTGTTGAACAGTTCCTTCGACGCCCAGACCAGTGGAATGGTCCCTACGATGTGGTCTTTGCCGATCCTCCCTACGCAGAAACGACAGGACTGTCCTCGTTATTGAGCCAATCATTAACCGGGGCACTCTTTGCTGAGGATGCCTGGCTCGTCGTCGAACATGGAGGAAAGACCACGGTTCCCGCTGCGCTCGGCCCTACCAGCTTGCGCCGACAATATCGCTACGGCGACACCATGCTGTCGCTCTACTCCTCTTGA
- a CDS encoding Do family serine endopeptidase, with amino-acid sequence MPAVEAVSPDSTGLRMLEEIQTVITELAEQTKPSVVNLFPISTAGRSRDTSGDRTPNASGSGSGLIVDSDGHIVTNNHVIGDATEIEVRFSDKTKLIAQVIGKDPDTDLALLKVTADRPLPSARFGDSSAVKVGQWVLAVGNPFGLDRTVTLGVVSGIGRENINLSRYENFIQTDASINPGNSGGPLFNLRGEVIGINTAIINFAQGIGFAIPSNMAKQVIEQLLAKGKVIRGWLGVGIQPLTAELAKKFGVTEGEGVLVNEVFENDPAAIAGIRPGDVILRIDGAIVDSPNKLSRLIGTLTPGARAKIDVIRDLTHVTLTILLTERRDVAAVPTAPHARTEVKLGIEVQELTASLAEKFKLRETKGVVIMRVESNSLAHAEGLREGDLIKEVNRVETASLADYTAAIARSRRGDTILLRVLRETRAFYVVLKTSD; translated from the coding sequence GTGCCTGCAGTCGAAGCCGTCTCGCCCGACTCGACCGGCCTTCGCATGCTCGAAGAAATTCAAACCGTCATTACCGAACTCGCTGAACAGACCAAACCCTCCGTCGTGAATCTCTTTCCCATCTCCACCGCAGGAAGGTCCCGTGACACGTCAGGAGACCGGACGCCGAATGCCTCAGGCTCCGGTTCTGGCCTCATCGTGGATAGTGACGGACACATCGTAACCAACAATCATGTCATCGGCGATGCCACGGAGATTGAAGTTCGTTTCTCAGACAAGACCAAGCTTATTGCTCAGGTCATCGGCAAGGACCCGGATACGGATTTGGCGCTGCTCAAAGTGACCGCCGATCGGCCGCTTCCCAGCGCGCGGTTCGGCGACTCTTCCGCGGTCAAAGTCGGTCAATGGGTACTGGCGGTTGGAAACCCCTTTGGCTTGGACCGTACGGTAACGCTCGGTGTCGTCAGCGGCATCGGCCGTGAAAATATCAACCTTTCACGATACGAAAACTTCATTCAGACCGATGCGTCGATCAACCCAGGAAACTCCGGGGGCCCGCTGTTTAACCTTCGAGGTGAAGTGATCGGAATTAATACGGCGATCATCAATTTCGCCCAGGGCATTGGGTTTGCCATTCCCTCAAACATGGCCAAACAGGTCATTGAACAACTGCTGGCAAAAGGAAAGGTCATTCGCGGATGGCTTGGGGTCGGCATTCAACCCCTGACGGCCGAGCTCGCCAAGAAATTCGGCGTCACCGAGGGCGAAGGGGTCTTGGTGAACGAAGTATTTGAGAATGATCCCGCCGCCATCGCCGGAATACGACCGGGGGATGTCATCCTCCGGATCGACGGCGCGATCGTCGACTCACCGAATAAGCTCTCGCGACTGATCGGGACACTGACTCCGGGTGCACGGGCCAAGATCGACGTGATCCGAGATCTTACGCACGTGACGCTCACCATTCTCCTCACGGAACGCCGCGACGTGGCAGCCGTACCCACGGCTCCTCACGCGCGAACCGAAGTGAAACTAGGAATTGAGGTTCAGGAATTAACGGCAAGCCTCGCTGAAAAATTCAAGCTTCGTGAAACGAAAGGCGTGGTGATTATGCGGGTCGAGTCAAACAGCTTGGCCCACGCCGAAGGACTCCGCGAGGGCGACTTGATCAAAGAAGTCAACCGCGTGGAGACCGCTTCTCTCGCCGACTATACCGCAGCCATCGCCCGATCACGGCGTGGCGACACAATCTTGTTACGCGTTCTGCGTGAAACTCGCGCATTCTATGTCGTTTTGAAAACCTCCGACTAG
- a CDS encoding tetratricopeptide repeat protein, translating into MRIEIGDKDGALADLSYALERGSKDSWTFLNAAAAYSLHENTAKALEVNGQGLALKDPDSEYALQFQRGLLLLISGQEAEARAFYKKAGASALKKQDPLDLQVAIAELKEEMNFHPHIAGVAESILKELEHVLTKTKAPHKPRRNQCQQFKKESEAGHRVTAVRPVRDAVTLR; encoded by the coding sequence GTGCGTATTGAAATAGGAGATAAAGATGGTGCGCTGGCTGATCTGAGCTACGCTTTGGAGAGGGGAAGTAAGGACTCTTGGACATTCCTAAATGCCGCCGCCGCATATTCCCTTCATGAGAATACGGCCAAAGCTCTGGAAGTGAATGGACAAGGCTTGGCACTAAAAGATCCAGACAGTGAGTATGCGCTTCAGTTTCAACGAGGGCTCCTGCTCCTCATAAGCGGTCAGGAGGCGGAGGCTAGAGCGTTCTACAAGAAGGCGGGAGCTTCGGCATTAAAGAAGCAAGACCCATTGGATCTGCAAGTGGCGATAGCTGAGCTTAAAGAGGAAATGAACTTTCACCCTCACATTGCTGGCGTAGCAGAATCTATCCTGAAGGAACTTGAGCATGTATTGACCAAGACAAAGGCACCGCATAAGCCACGACGAAACCAATGTCAACAGTTCAAAAAAGAGAGTGAGGCGGGTCATCGTGTCACCGCCGTGCGGCCAGTGAGGGATGCGGTGACTCTTCGCTGA
- the radC gene encoding RadC family protein, with protein sequence MAGKDRGKGIANWPQAERPRERLLAKGPEALSDANLLAILLRTGRRDASAVQIALELLERMGGLGGLAACGTDELCTIPGIGPAKAAQLKAALALGRRSLAAPLSTGTRISSSADLYKHFHPLLRGIKHELFKVVLLDAKNVVIREVTVSEGSLTLSIVHPREVFALAVRESAAAVILLHNHPSGDPTPSGEDRQLTSRLVEAGRLLGIRVVDHIILGDGRYVSFADEGWLTEQ encoded by the coding sequence ATGGCAGGAAAAGATCGCGGAAAGGGCATCGCGAACTGGCCCCAAGCCGAGCGACCTCGTGAGCGTCTCCTTGCCAAGGGGCCAGAAGCCTTGTCTGATGCCAATCTGCTAGCTATTCTGTTGCGAACCGGCCGTCGTGATGCCTCCGCTGTCCAGATAGCACTTGAACTGCTTGAACGGATGGGCGGGTTGGGAGGCCTCGCGGCCTGCGGGACGGACGAACTCTGTACCATTCCTGGAATCGGCCCGGCCAAGGCTGCTCAGCTCAAGGCCGCCCTGGCACTCGGAAGACGATCACTTGCGGCGCCACTTTCAACCGGGACGCGTATTTCGTCGAGCGCCGACCTCTATAAGCACTTTCACCCCTTACTGCGTGGGATAAAGCACGAACTGTTTAAGGTCGTTTTGCTCGATGCCAAGAACGTCGTGATCAGAGAGGTGACGGTGTCTGAAGGTAGTCTGACCCTCAGCATCGTCCATCCTCGTGAGGTCTTCGCCCTGGCCGTCCGTGAATCGGCGGCTGCTGTGATTCTTCTTCATAATCACCCCAGTGGAGATCCCACACCGAGTGGTGAGGATCGGCAACTGACGAGCCGACTTGTCGAGGCCGGACGGTTGTTGGGGATCCGTGTGGTGGACCATATCATCCTCGGAGATGGTCGCTACGTGAGTTTTGCGGATGAGGGGTGGCTGACCGAGCAGTAG
- a CDS encoding TrkA C-terminal domain-containing protein has protein sequence MSFELLDRVHKELSITGHAFYEGILSISEVVNRKIEIIRLHWQASSLLQRIDDVTARVGQLIAVQVSDRLHSRLQPDSIVYAVDEALTDARARVHELKRSLLQVDAQIRELKLEAIHQDLLLLHHDLTVRSAGIERLTVVRDAAASGQPLSAVPAPLASYVATILRGPCLLAPNSDLVLRPGDIVIVIGPQTELDQLTHWFTGQRPLTPTLTLSSQGVGTRT, from the coding sequence ATGAGTTTTGAGCTGCTCGACCGAGTCCATAAAGAACTTTCGATCACCGGACACGCCTTCTATGAAGGTATTTTGTCGATTTCTGAAGTCGTCAACCGCAAGATTGAGATTATCCGACTGCATTGGCAGGCATCCTCCTTGCTCCAACGCATCGACGACGTGACCGCTCGAGTTGGGCAACTCATCGCCGTGCAAGTCTCCGATCGACTCCACTCCAGACTTCAGCCGGATTCGATTGTGTACGCGGTTGATGAAGCCTTAACCGATGCTCGCGCTCGCGTGCATGAATTGAAACGATCCTTACTACAAGTCGATGCACAAATCCGAGAACTCAAACTTGAAGCAATCCATCAAGATTTGCTTTTATTGCATCACGACCTGACCGTCCGATCGGCAGGGATCGAGCGTCTCACAGTGGTGCGTGACGCCGCTGCCTCCGGACAACCGCTGAGTGCCGTTCCCGCACCGCTCGCGTCCTACGTCGCCACGATTCTGCGAGGGCCTTGTCTCTTGGCTCCCAACAGTGACCTCGTCCTACGACCCGGCGACATCGTGATCGTGATCGGCCCTCAAACTGAGCTCGATCAACTCACGCACTGGTTTACCGGACAACGCCCCCTCACCCCGACGCTGACACTGTCCTCCCAGGGAGTAGGCACACGAACATAA